A stretch of DNA from Micromonospora peucetia:
CGGCACGGCCGCCGGCAGCCTGGTCGGCGGCGGTATCCCGTTCGCGCTCAGCGCGCCGGCGATCGCGGTGGCCGCCCTCCTCCTGCTCGTCCTCGGCCTGGCCGGAGCCGCCGTGGCCATCGTCCGGATCGCCGCGGTCGATCCGCTGACCGCACTGGGAGCAAACCGATGACCGACACCGGCCTGGTCATGCGCGGCGTGACCCTGCGCTTCGGCGACGGCGACGACACCGTGCAGGCGCTGGACGGGGTCGACCTGACCGTCGCCCCCGGGCAGTTCGTCGCGGTGGTCGGCCCCTCGGGGGCGGGCAAGTCCAGCCTGCTCGCGGTGGCCGGCGGGCTGACCGTCCCGACCTCGGGTTCCGTCACCCTCGCCGGGCAGGACATGACCGTGCCGAGCGCACGGGCGCGGGCAGCCCTGCGCCGGGAGTCCGTCGGCTTCGTGTTCCAGTCCGGCAATCTCATTCCCGCGCTGACCGCCGTGGACCAGATCCGGCTGCCGGCCAGGTTCGGCGGTCTCGGCTCCCGGGCCCGCGACGCGGTGGCCCTGCTCGGCGAGGTCGGGATGGCCCAGAAGGCGAACCGCCGCCCGCACCAACTTTCGGGGGGCGAGCGGCAACGCGTCGGCATCGCCCGCGCCCTGGTCAACCGGCCACGACTACTCTTGGTCGACGAGCCGACCGCCGCCCTCGACCGCACCCGCAGTCACGAGGTGGTGGAGTTGCTCGCCCGCGAGACCAAGGAGAACGACGTCGCCACCGTCATGGTCACCCACGACCACGACGTACTGCGCCACTGCACGACGGTGTACGAGATGATCGACGGGCGACTGATGCCCGTGCCGTGACGACAGGGAGACCCGTGCCGAAGATCCAGGCGCCCACGGTGGCCGAACACCGTGCCCGGCAGCGACGGGCGATCCTGGCGGCGGCCCGCGAGATCCTCGCGGAGAACGGGACGCAGGCGCCGAGCCTGGCCGAGGTCGGCAAGCGGACAGGCTTGGCGCGCCCCAGCGTCTACCAGTACTTCAGGTCACGCGAAGACCTGCTCAACGCGGTCATCACCGACATGTTCCCCGAGTGGTCGGCGTACGTCACGCAGCAGATGGACCGGGCCACCGACCCGGGCGGACGGGTGCTGGCCTACGTCGAGGCCAACCTGCACCTCGTCGCCCAGGGCGAGCACGCGGTCATGCGCGGCCTCGCCAGCAGCGCGTCGGGCACCGTCCTGGCCGAGGAGAGCCGCACACTGCACCACCAGTTGCGTACGCCCCTGGTGGCGGCCCTCGCCGACCATGGCGCCACCGATCCGGACAGCGCGGCGGAACTGATCCAGGCGGTCGTCTACGCGTCCTCACAGATGATCGAGAACGGCACACCGGAACCCGCCGTGGTCGCTCTCACCCGAGAACTCCTCTGCCCCTACCTGCGACAACAACACTGACCTGCCGACGGATGGGATCGTCGCGAACCGGGGCAGCCGCCGACGCCCCGCCCCGGTTCGCGGGGCGGGGCGTCGACGCCTCCTCACCGCTGGACGGCGGGCTGCCTCCCGGGTACGCCGGGCCCGGTGATGTTGACGTCGAAGACGTCGAGCAGGCCCAGCAGTCCGGCGAGCACGACGGCCTCGTCGCGTCTGAGCGTGATGCTGCGGGTGGCGTCGGGGTCGTCGCCGTCGTGGTAGACCAGCTCGCGCCGGCCGCCTGCGTAGTGGGTCACCACCCCGATGCGCAGCCCCGCGTCAGTGGTGAACATGCGGCGGAACCCGATACCGGGCAGGGGGGTCAGTTCGACGTCCATCGAAGCTCCAGGTGGTGCGGGAGGGTCGGGGCGGTCCGGTCCCCGGCCGGGCAGGCGGCCGGTGGGCGGCAGTGGTCAGCCGCACGGCACCGCCCACCGGGACGCCGTGCGGGACCACCGGTCAGCCGGTGAGCAGCAGACGCAGGCCGGCGAGCGTGGCCAGGTGCGGATCGGCGGGCATCGTGACCATCCGACCGGTCAGCGCGGCCAGCCGGGCCGCGAGTTCCGGATGTGCCGCCCCGCCGCCGGTGATCAGCAGCCGGCGTCGGCGCGGCCACACCGGCTGGGTGCCCAGGCGGCGCACCGCTGCGGCGATCAGCGGGATCTGGTCGATGGCGTTGGGCACGTCGATGCGTTCGGCCGCCTCCACCGCGCGGTCGGCGATGCGGGCGATCTCGGTCCGACCGTGTCCGATGTCGACGGCGACCACGTCGTCGCCGTCGAGGTCGGCCCGACAGGCCAGGGCTGCCGCCAGCGGCTCCTCCACCGTGGCGACGCGCCCGCCGAACGCCCGGTGGACCACCTCGACCAGGAATTCCTTCTGCCGCAACGTGGCGGTGGCCGGCACGCCGACCACGACCGGGGAGACGTCGTCACCCGGC
This window harbors:
- a CDS encoding ABC transporter ATP-binding protein → MTDTGLVMRGVTLRFGDGDDTVQALDGVDLTVAPGQFVAVVGPSGAGKSSLLAVAGGLTVPTSGSVTLAGQDMTVPSARARAALRRESVGFVFQSGNLIPALTAVDQIRLPARFGGLGSRARDAVALLGEVGMAQKANRRPHQLSGGERQRVGIARALVNRPRLLLVDEPTAALDRTRSHEVVELLARETKENDVATVMVTHDHDVLRHCTTVYEMIDGRLMPVP
- a CDS encoding TetR/AcrR family transcriptional regulator, whose product is MPKIQAPTVAEHRARQRRAILAAAREILAENGTQAPSLAEVGKRTGLARPSVYQYFRSREDLLNAVITDMFPEWSAYVTQQMDRATDPGGRVLAYVEANLHLVAQGEHAVMRGLASSASGTVLAEESRTLHHQLRTPLVAALADHGATDPDSAAELIQAVVYASSQMIENGTPEPAVVALTRELLCPYLRQQH
- a CDS encoding potassium transporter TrkA, producing MDVELTPLPGIGFRRMFTTDAGLRIGVVTHYAGGRRELVYHDGDDPDATRSITLRRDEAVVLAGLLGLLDVFDVNITGPGVPGRQPAVQR
- a CDS encoding rod shape-determining protein, whose product is MLAPGAYARLGLRHPVALDLGTSTVRLWTPVSGRVVTEPAVLARMPSGGYAVGRAAMELRDTGDAKLLWPVRYGVVADFLACVHLLRVLAAASGRPGDDVSPVVVGVPATATLRQKEFLVEVVHRAFGGRVATVEEPLAAALACRADLDGDDVVAVDIGHGRTEIARIADRAVEAAERIDVPNAIDQIPLIAAAVRRLGTQPVWPRRRRLLITGGGAAHPELAARLAALTGRMVTMPADPHLATLAGLRLLLTG